A region of Notolabrus celidotus isolate fNotCel1 chromosome 4, fNotCel1.pri, whole genome shotgun sequence DNA encodes the following proteins:
- the LOC117811280 gene encoding homeobox protein Hox-D4b-like — protein MESYVVSCKYAEPQFPPCEEDYSNFSDQGGYYNNPQDSGTYGGGYQSVQPPPPPYTAQQTGYQHSLQGHQREDGEEQSQHQGAPYPGYRDRDTEATSKQRFPVGDLQCQAWMTCAKPAQVQRKTACQGKDKPPIVVYPWMKKLHIAQVNPNHVGPEPKRLRTAYTRQQVLELEKEFHFSRYLTRRRRVEVAHTLVLSERQVKVWFQNRRMRWKKDNKLPNTKGKNKNKKTTDNNSSSSSDSSSSNVKAVITV, from the exons ATGGAGTCCTACGTGGTGAGCTGTAAATATGCTGAGCCGCAGTTCCCACCATGTGAAGAAGATTACAGTAATTTTAGTGACCAAGGGGGGTATTACAACAACCCTCAGGACAGTGGTACTTATGGAGGGGGCTATCAGTCCGTACAGCCCCCACCGCCTCCATACACAGCACAACAAACCGGCTATCAACACTCTTTGCAGGGGCACCAaagggaggatggagaggagcaGTCGCAGCACCAAGGTGCGCCCTACCCCGGTTACAGGGACAGGGACACAGAAGCAACCAGTAAGCAGAGATTCCCCGTGGGTGACCTGCAGTGCCAGGCCTGGATGACCTGCGCCAAGCCCGCTCAGGTGCAGAGGAAGACGGCCTGCCAAGGGAAAGACAAGCCGCCTATTGTTGTCTACCCGTGGATGAAGAAATTGCACATCGCTCAAG taaatccGAACCACGTGGGCCCGGAACCTAAGCGACTACGGACGGCCTACACGCGCCAGCAGGTTCTGGAGCTCGAGAAGGAGTTCCACTTCAGCCGCTACCTGACGCGCCGCCGCCGCGTCGAGGTGGCTCACACGCTCGTCCTGTCCGAGCGCCAGGTGAAGGTTTGGTTTCAGAACCGGCGCATGCGCTGGAAGAAAGACAACAAGCTACCAAACAccaaaggcaaaaacaaaaacaagaaaacgacggacaacaacagcagcagcagcagtgacagcagcagcagtaacgTGAAGGCGGTGATAACCGTGTGA
- the mtx2 gene encoding metaxin-2, whose translation MSLAAEAFVSQMAAAEPWPETATLYQPLKEDQILLSDCASSLAVQAYLRMCGLPVQVVCRANAEYMSPSGKIPFIHVGNQVVSELGPIVQFTKAKGHSLSDGLDDVQRAEMKAYMELVNNMLLTAELYIQWCDDATAAEITRPRYSSPYSWPLCNILSYQKQWEVRRKMNAVGWGGKSLEQVLEDVSQCCQALSQRLGTQPYFFNKQPTELDALVFGHLFTILTTRLTSTELAERIKSYSNLLSFCRRIEQTYFEDKSS comes from the exons ATGTCTCTTGCGGCAGAGGCTTTTGTGTCGCAGATGGCAG CTGCTGAACCTTGGCCTGAAACTGCAACCTTGTACCAGCCACTGAAGG aggaTCAGATCCTGCTCTCAGACTGTGCCTCATCTCTTGCTGTTCAG GCCTACCTCAGGATGTGCGGTCTACCTGTACAGGTGGTTTGCAGAGCTAATGCTGAATACATGTCACCTTCTG GTAAGATTCCCTTCATCCATGTAGGTAACCAGGTTGTGTCAGAACTGGGACCAATTGTGCAATTCACCAAAGCTAAG GGTCATTCTTTGAGCGATGGCTTAGATGATGTTCAACGAGCTGAGATGAAAGCGTACATGGAGCTAGTCAACAACATGCTGCTAACTGCAGag TTGTACATCCAGTGGTGTGATGATGCTACAGCTGCTGAG ATCACCCGTCCCAGGTACAGCAGTCCGTACTCGTGGCCTCTCTGTAACATCCTGTCCTATCAGAAGCAGTGGGAGGTCCGCAGGAAGATGAATGCTGTCGGCTGGGGAGGGAAATCTCTGGAGCAG GTTCTTGAGGATGTGAGTCAGTGCTGCCAGGCTCTCTCTCAGAGGCTAGGAACCCAACCATACTTCTTTAATAAACA gCCTACAGAGCTGGACGCGTTGGTGTTTGGTCACCTCTTCACCATCCTGACTACCAGACTGACCAGCACTGAGCTGGCAGAAAGGATCAAGAGCTACAGTAACCTGCTGTCCTTCTGCAGACGTATTGAACAGACCTACTTTGAAGACAAGAGCTCGTGA